One window of Cohnella hashimotonis genomic DNA carries:
- a CDS encoding fibronectin type III domain-containing protein: MKKVLLMLFALVLFLPFIGAQEKASAYEGGLIAPNLFTDSLNQPVEQLTDNNETTYTVIGSGGQGVWYSFSSPKTIKSYKVKANWDFSIKFYDKNNVLLYTEQFLWQGSQTTKHNNLGQIVTNVSKIEFVTSLNMRIWEFDVFDTVTPGTVVSADAPAGLTATSGDTTAYLTWYASTGATNYNIKRSTTAGGPYTTIATAVTGNVFHDTGLTNGTKYYYVVSAVNAGGESGNSNEVSATPVSSGGGSGGSRAIVTIHLVGGTEKEYDLSAAELENFLSWTDSATQSSRYKFVKNWNIPPFKARAEYIVYGKIVNFDVDEFDPV; this comes from the coding sequence TTGAAGAAGGTTTTGCTCATGCTGTTTGCGCTAGTGTTATTTCTGCCGTTTATTGGGGCGCAGGAGAAAGCTTCGGCTTATGAGGGAGGATTAATTGCTCCAAATCTGTTTACAGATAGCCTAAATCAACCAGTAGAACAACTTACAGATAATAATGAAACTACATATACAGTAATAGGGAGCGGCGGCCAAGGCGTATGGTATTCATTTTCTTCCCCTAAGACCATAAAATCCTATAAAGTCAAAGCTAATTGGGATTTTAGTATTAAGTTTTATGATAAAAATAATGTTTTATTGTATACGGAACAGTTCCTGTGGCAAGGATCACAGACCACTAAACACAATAATCTGGGTCAAATAGTAACAAACGTATCTAAGATAGAATTTGTTACTTCACTCAATATGAGGATATGGGAATTCGATGTGTTCGATACCGTGACACCTGGAACGGTAGTGAGTGCGGATGCGCCGGCCGGACTAACCGCAACATCTGGAGATACTACAGCCTACTTAACTTGGTACGCCTCAACCGGTGCTACCAATTATAACATCAAGCGATCCACTACAGCGGGCGGCCCCTATACGACGATCGCAACGGCTGTCACTGGGAACGTCTTTCACGACACTGGCCTTACGAATGGTACCAAGTATTACTACGTCGTGTCAGCAGTAAATGCAGGCGGCGAGAGCGGCAATTCTAATGAAGTGAGCGCAACGCCTGTTTCGTCCGGTGGCGGATCTGGTGGCTCCCGCGCTATTGTTACGATCCACTTAGTCGGCGGCACTGAGAAAGAATACGATTTGTCCGCCGCTGAATTAGAGAACTTTCTTAGTTGGACAGACTCTGCTACACAATCATCCCGATATAAATTCGTAAAGAACTGGAACATCCCTCCTTTTAAGGCCAGAGCGGAATATATCGTTTACGGTAAAATAGTAAATTTTGATGTGGATGAATTCGACCCGGTTTAA
- the corA gene encoding magnesium/cobalt transporter CorA, with translation MTQMLLYNESTQRVEETGIRVPGEGEVAWVPLIAASQEEIERVLRDVFCCHPLIVEDCIKLNQRPKLDRYDKHMLLTFFEVGQDLTTIEMEHVIGPNYIITVAPQSASSVEAAARDFRAAPERFMTFSGVILYRLLDRCVDDYADLTDKVENVLDKHERAIFRNPHVKIAGDVFRLKRKLHTVRRIMADEKAALAQLTHHQFPYTRAEADVYFIDIYDHVSRVLDSIDAFRESLSGLLELQLNMKSDRMNEIMKTLTIVSSIFLPLTFVVGLYGMNFRDMPELSWKYGYPAVLLVMVIIAGSLWWFYKRKKWL, from the coding sequence ATGACCCAAATGCTTCTATACAATGAATCGACGCAGCGCGTCGAAGAGACCGGCATCCGGGTGCCCGGCGAAGGCGAAGTCGCCTGGGTGCCGCTGATCGCCGCCTCGCAGGAGGAAATCGAGCGCGTGCTGCGGGACGTATTCTGCTGCCATCCGCTGATCGTCGAGGATTGCATTAAGCTGAACCAGCGCCCCAAGCTCGACCGCTACGACAAGCATATGCTCCTCACTTTTTTCGAGGTCGGACAGGACCTGACGACGATCGAGATGGAGCACGTCATCGGTCCCAACTACATCATCACGGTAGCCCCGCAATCCGCGAGTTCGGTGGAAGCAGCCGCGCGGGACTTCCGCGCCGCGCCGGAGCGGTTCATGACCTTTTCCGGGGTCATCCTCTACCGCCTCCTCGACCGCTGCGTCGACGACTACGCGGACCTGACGGACAAGGTTGAAAATGTGCTGGACAAGCACGAGCGCGCCATCTTCCGCAATCCGCACGTCAAAATCGCCGGGGACGTCTTTCGCCTCAAGCGAAAGCTGCATACGGTCAGACGGATTATGGCAGACGAAAAAGCGGCGCTCGCGCAGCTGACCCACCATCAGTTCCCCTACACCAGAGCGGAAGCAGACGTATACTTCATCGATATCTACGATCACGTCTCGCGTGTGCTCGATTCGATCGACGCCTTCCGCGAATCGCTGTCCGGCCTTCTCGAGCTGCAGCTTAATATGAAGTCGGACCGGATGAACGAGATCATGAAGACGCTCACGATCGTCAGCTCCATCTTCCTCCCGCTGACCTTCGTCGTCGGCTTGTACGGGATGAACTTTCGCGACATGCCCGAGCTGAGTTGGAAATACGGCTATCCCGCAGTCCTGCTCGTCATGGTCATAATCGCGGGATCGCTCTGGTGGTTCTACAAGCGAAAAAAATGGTTGTAA
- a CDS encoding NAD(P)/FAD-dependent oxidoreductase, which yields MNEHKLHDGSLYWPKTMSFFPTYPSLRERAMTQVAIIGGGMTGAICAATLAEAGIPAVLVEEKRVASASTAANTGLIQFSSDIMMSGLADRIGERDAVAFYAHSRKAVNDLGLLAAAVPQDGGYRVRSSLYCASTDEDAPKLRREYEMLRRHGYAADWGFPAGVGSDFMARYPAAFVTHGDAEINPVRTAHAFIAQAARSGVRVYEHTGVANVRRRGDWFALDCEGGEILARTVVRATGYLPDIEGAAGCEPILRRTFALATKPNSVPAEWNRDHMMWETARPYFYFRTTPDGRIVAGGLDEDSPDPVTGEPELQARTAKLLAELGKLFPGSRFEAEHAWCGSFGESPDDLPFIGEHPETPGLFHALGYGGNGTVYAMLAANMLVARLRGQEHPLAGLLRPREVNRAASGKPAVRKAYGV from the coding sequence ATGAACGAACACAAGCTGCACGACGGTTCCTTATACTGGCCAAAAACGATGTCCTTCTTCCCTACATACCCTTCCCTTCGCGAACGCGCGATGACGCAGGTCGCGATTATCGGCGGCGGGATGACCGGCGCGATCTGCGCGGCGACGCTCGCCGAAGCCGGCATCCCCGCCGTTCTGGTCGAGGAGAAGCGCGTCGCTTCCGCCAGTACGGCCGCTAACACGGGTCTCATTCAATTTTCCAGCGATATCATGATGAGCGGGCTGGCTGACCGGATTGGCGAAAGGGATGCTGTCGCGTTCTACGCGCACTCCCGCAAAGCCGTGAACGATCTCGGCCTTCTGGCCGCGGCCGTCCCCCAGGACGGCGGCTACCGCGTCCGCAGCAGCCTCTATTGCGCCTCGACGGACGAGGACGCGCCGAAGCTGCGCCGGGAATACGAAATGCTGCGCAGGCATGGCTACGCGGCGGATTGGGGGTTTCCTGCGGGGGTCGGCAGCGACTTTATGGCGCGATATCCGGCCGCCTTTGTAACCCACGGAGACGCCGAGATCAATCCGGTGCGGACTGCCCATGCTTTTATCGCACAGGCTGCGCGGAGCGGCGTCCGCGTGTATGAGCATACGGGCGTGGCGAACGTACGCAGGAGAGGCGACTGGTTCGCGCTGGACTGCGAAGGCGGAGAGATCCTCGCGCGGACGGTCGTACGCGCTACGGGCTACCTGCCCGACATTGAGGGCGCTGCCGGGTGCGAGCCGATTCTCCGAAGGACGTTCGCGCTGGCGACGAAGCCGAACTCGGTTCCCGCCGAATGGAATCGGGACCATATGATGTGGGAAACGGCTCGTCCCTACTTTTACTTCCGTACGACGCCGGATGGACGGATCGTCGCCGGCGGGCTGGACGAGGATTCACCGGACCCTGTGACAGGCGAGCCAGAGCTGCAGGCACGCACGGCGAAGCTGCTTGCCGAGCTCGGGAAGCTGTTCCCGGGCAGCCGCTTCGAAGCCGAGCACGCCTGGTGCGGCTCGTTCGGCGAATCGCCCGACGACCTCCCCTTCATCGGCGAGCATCCGGAGACGCCTGGACTCTTCCACGCGCTGGGCTATGGCGGCAACGGCACCGTCTATGCGATGCTGGCTGCAAACATGCTGGTAGCCCGTCTGCGCGGACAGGAACACCCGCTGGCCGGCCTGCTGCGGCCGAGGGAGGTAAACCGGGCCGCAAGCGGCAAGCCGGCTGTCAGAAAGGCATATGGGGTTTAG
- a CDS encoding SprT family protein produces MDNRELQQWVEALSLQWFGRPFLHKAMFNGRLRTTGGRYFTKSHHIEISPHQLEINGAEETERIIKHELCHYHLHLLGRGYRHRDAEFKTLLAQVGATLYCQALPGARRSLPVRYHLVCRACGMSYPRKRKTDPRKYVCGRCKGKLRLEEAVPDKASSWAGQAAQN; encoded by the coding sequence ATGGACAACCGTGAATTGCAGCAGTGGGTGGAGGCGTTGTCTCTTCAATGGTTCGGCAGGCCTTTCCTGCACAAGGCGATGTTCAACGGGCGGCTGAGGACGACCGGGGGCCGCTACTTCACGAAGAGCCATCATATCGAGATCAGCCCGCATCAGCTCGAGATCAATGGCGCGGAAGAGACAGAACGCATCATTAAACACGAGCTGTGCCACTATCACCTGCATCTGCTCGGTCGGGGCTACCGTCACCGCGACGCCGAGTTCAAGACGCTGCTCGCCCAGGTCGGCGCCACGCTCTATTGTCAGGCGCTCCCCGGCGCGCGCCGCAGTCTGCCCGTCCGCTATCACCTGGTCTGCCGCGCCTGCGGCATGTCGTACCCGCGCAAGCGCAAGACCGACCCGCGGAAGTACGTTTGCGGCCGGTGCAAGGGCAAGCTTAGGCTCGAAGAAGCCGTGCCGGACAAGGCATCTTCGTGGGCGGGACAGGCCGCGCAAAATTAA